The genome window GATTTATGTGGGGTTTTGGACGTAAGGGTACTAAAATCCGGTAAAACGGAACCTCTTCTAGATGGTGTTGTGGGTTTAAAAGTTTTTAACGGCATTACTTATGCTCCCTCAAAGATTTCAATTCTGTCACCCGGCTTGAGGGTAACAATTGCTTTTTTCTTATCTTTTGATCGACTGTAATTTTGACCAACTCGCTTAACTTTTCCTCTATTCATAGTAATGTTTACAGACAAAACATTAACATCAAAGGCTTTTTCAATTGCTTCTTTGACAATAATTTTATTAGCTGTGGGTATGACTTCAAAAACATATTTACCTTGTTCTTGTAGCATTGTGCTTTTTTCCGTAACAACAGGCTTTAATAAAACATCATAAACACTACTCATTTGGTGCCTCCTTAGAATTAGATGTTTTTACCCATATTCTTTCTGCTTCTTTAATTCCGTCTAATGAAATTAGGATATTATTTGAGGACATAATATCGAGAACATTTAATTTATTAGCCTCAATTAATTTTATACTCTTAATGTTACTAGTAGCTTTCAACATGTTTTCATTTTTGCCTTCAGTGACAATCAATGTTTTATCAGATATACCAAGTGTGGCTAATAAAGTTATAGTATCTTTAGTTTTTGGAGTTAGTTCATCCAAAGAATCAATTATCATAAGCTTTTCATCACGAACTTTGTCAGATATAGAACTTCTAATAGCTAATTGTTTCATTTTTTTGGTTATTTTTTTATTATAACTTCTGGGTTTTGGTCCAAATACAACACCTCCGCCTTTCCATTGCGGGGCTCTTATTGATCCTTGTCTTGCACGTCCTGAATGTTTCTGAATACGCGGCTTAATTCCTCCGCCGGATACTTCTGAACGTGTTTTTGTACTACTGGTACCTTGTCGCGCATTGGCAAGT of SAR202 cluster bacterium contains these proteins:
- a CDS encoding 50S ribosomal protein L23 → MSSVYDVLLKPVVTEKSTMLQEQGKYVFEVIPTANKIIVKEAIEKAFDVNVLSVNITMNRGKVKRVGQNYSRSKDKKKAIVTLKPGDRIEIFEGA
- the rplD gene encoding 50S ribosomal protein L4; its protein translation is MVELTVINNKGEEVSKVEISNELVAVDFNDAVVHQAVVRQLANARQGTSSTKTRSEVSGGGIKPRIQKHSGRARQGSIRAPQWKGGGVVFGPKPRSYNKKITKKMKQLAIRSSISDKVRDEKLMIIDSLDELTPKTKDTITLLATLGISDKTLIVTEGKNENMLKATSNIKSIKLIEANKLNVLDIMSSNNILISLDGIKEAERIWVKTSNSKEAPNE